The sequence below is a genomic window from Flavobacterium lipolyticum.
ACCAATAAATCGTCAGGAGTATTAAACACATAATGAAGTGCAATGGTCAATTCGATTACACCCAGACTGGAGCCTAAATGCCCTTCTTTAACCGAAACAACATCAATAATAAAATCGCGTAATTCCTGTGCAACCTGAGAAAGCTGCGCTTCGGATAATAAGCGTAAATCAGCGGGATTGTATATGTTGGAGAGTAAGTTACTTTTCATTGTAAGGTAAAAAGCAAATTTACGGTTTTTAAAATTAAATTCAGTTCAATGAAATTGTCTAATATTTGGTAATAGATATGGCATCTATTCCAGGAGTTATTAGATTTTTGGATATTGTATCTGCTTTGATTGATAAAACAGCAAGGTATCTGGTCGTCGTTAGTTTTTCATTTTGCATACCGGGACTCCATTTTTCAGCTGTTTTAAAAACCCTTATAAGTTCTTCTCCAAGTTCATTTTTACTGCTTTCTATTGGTTTAAAATAGGATAAACTTCCATCTTTTTCGACTATAAACAAAGTTTTGAATAGTGATTTTATGTTTTGTAGCTATTTTTACTGTTCAAACGGAATCGATAAGGTATAAGTCGAGCGAACAATTTGTTTTTTAAATTTTCCAGGAAGCCATTTTGGTCCTTTTTCTAAAACTCTTATTGCTTCTTTTCCGTTTTCTATTGATGTGTTTTTAACAATATTGAAATTAGTTAAACTGCCATCTTTTTCTATTACAAATACCACAGTTGTTTTGTCCGGATCTATTCCCGTTTTACTTGGAGGAGTATAATTTTTAACGAAAAACTTATGAAATTTTTTCATTCCATTTTCGGGAACAGGTAAAACATCCAAGTCACTTGAGTTGTAAATAATAGCATACGTGCCATTTGGTGTGTTTGTTAATGCGGAATCATTTGTAGGTGTAATCGGTATACCTGTTGTATAGTTTCGATGTTCCGCAGGTACTACTTCGACTTTGTCAATTTTCTGTTTATTACCGTTTTGATCCTGACAGCTGAATAATGTAGTACCCATTGTAATAAACAATGCTAGTAAAAACATTTTGTGGTATTGCGTTTGCGAGTATAAAACACGACTCGGAATATGAATAATTACATTATCAAGTTGTGTATTTTTGAATCTTCCGCAGATACTTTTATTTTGATTTGAAATAAAATAATGCTGTACTTCTTCAGGAAACATTTTTGTAAAATCTACCACGGTTTTAGTACAGCTCAAGCAAAATCTCCCATTGTCTTTTGGAGTCATCTCGTCCCAGTTTTCGTGGCACGGCTCGGGAATATTGATTTGATGTCTTTTATTCATGATTTAAATTTCAATAATTAAATGTAATAAAAAATTTAAGTAAAAATGTACTTTTGTATTTATGATAAATCCTTTCACCGACGAATACTTCATGAAAAAAGCTTTGCAGGAAGCTGAAATGGCTTTTGAAAAAGGCGAAATTCCTGTTGGAGCAATCATTGTTGTCGCAGATAAAATTATTGCGAGAAGCCATAATTTAACCGAATTATTAAATGACGTTACGGCTCATGCAGAAATGCAGGCGATAACAGCTGCTGCCAATTTCTTAGGTGGAAAATACCTCAAAGACTGTACGTTATATGTTACCCTCGAGCCTTGTCAAATGTGTGCGGGAGCTTTGTATTGGAGTCAGATTTCGAAAATTGTTTTTGGTGCTCGCGATGAACATCGGGGTTTCATGACAATGGGGACCCAATTGCACCCAAAAACAACTGTGGTTTCCGGAGTGATGGCCAATGAAGCGGCTGATCTTATGAAACGCTTTTTTGTAGAGAGAAGGAAATAATTACTGTAAGTCGTGACCAATTTTTCAACCATAAAAAAACTATTTCACATCACTGAATCTAATGGTTTTGCAGATAGTGAAATGGAGGCAGTTAAAAATATCTTTGGAGCACTTCCGGAGGTATTTGTGGACTACTATACAGAATTGGGTAAAATTCAAAACCTAAACCATACACAGGATTTATTAATCGTACCGGAGCGTTTTCAATATTATAAACACAATGATTATTTGATATTTTATTCTGAAAATCAAAAGGCTTGTGTTTGGGGGATTCATAAAGAGGATTTGTCAAAATCTGACCCTCCGGTATACATGAGCGAAGACGAGCAAGACTGGAATCTGGAAACGGAAACGTTAAGTGATTTTTTTACTGCAATGGCTTTTCTTCAGGCAGGTTTTGCTTTAAAGTTTCCGGGTAATACATTTTATGAATTGGAAGAAGATGAATTGAACTTCGTTCGTGCAAACTTCAGAAATAAAGGATTCTCTTTTAAACAATGGCTTGGAGGAATAAATTTTTATGGTAATTATGATGATGATGTAGTCATAGTGCAGGCAGCGAATCAACTGTTTTATGCAGCTGACACAAACGAACATTTTGTTGCATTGAACAAAGTATTGTCCGGACTTGGGACAGAATTATAAAAAGAGGCGGTTTGAAAAGAGGGCTTCCTAAAGTACTAAAAAATGAAAGGGCTAATCTCAAATAGTCTCTGAAAATGCTGTAATCATTTTTACCCTTAAGAGCATTTAAATATTTTGCCTTGGAGAATTTTCCTCTTAAAAGATTTAGAAAAATACATTATATTTATGCAATATAATTGACACACCACTAGTTTATTTATAGAGTGGTAAAAGCTAAAGTACATTGTCAATTTTCAAATTCGTAAACCTGTAATTCTAAATAAAAGTGAAAGTAAAAGGACTATTTCTCGTGTTTTGTACGTTTTTTATTTTTCAATCTTGTGGTCGCAAATCAGCTGCCGATTTCAATTCCGATTTTTCATTATTCAAAGAGTACATTGTTAGTTTTACGGGAGGCATCGTCTCTTCGGAATCTGATATTAGAGTTGTTTTGGCTTTTGATAAAAAAGAATGGAAAGTCAATCAGGAATTAGACGACGATTTATTTGATATCTCGCCAAATGTACGTGGAAAAGTAGTAGCACTCTCCACCAATACGATTGCTTTTATCCCGGAGAAAAAACTGGAAGCAGGAACAGAATATCAGGTGACTTTAAACTTAGATAAACTTATCACCATTCCAAAGGAAAAAGAGAAGGAGCTTTCAAAGTTCAACTTTACCGTTAAAACCATCAAACAGGATTTTACTATTAATACGGAGGATATTCAATCGTATAGTAAAGATTACCAGTACCTGAACTGCGTTTTAAAAACGGCTGATAATATGGATGTTGAAACAGCTAAAAAATTAGTTGAGGCTCATCAGAATGGGAAGGATCTTAAAATTAAATTCGAAAAACAAACGGGAACAGCCAAAGAATTTCGTTTCAAAATTGACAGTATTCAGAGGTTTTTAGAAGCTTCGAATCTGGAAATCGAATACGACGGAAGTGATTTTGATATCGACCAGAAAGGGCAGTTGGATTATGCGGTTACGGGTTTAAAAGAATTTAAAATTGTAAAAGTCGATATTCCCGAAGGAAGTAATCAGTCTCTTTTAATTAATTTCTCGGAACCTTTAGAAAAAGGGCAGGATTTTAAAGGATTGGTCTCTATTCAGAATACAAACAATTTGAAATTTTCGACTCAGGGGAATGTCCTGAAAGTATATTTTAGCAATACAGCTCCGGAGAAAAAAGAAGTTCCGGCACCTGTAGAAGAAACGGTAGATTTAGCGGTTGATTCGGCAGCAGTTGTAGTTGATTCTGCGGCAGTTGTTACGGATAGTAGTGCTGTGGTAGTGGTTCAGAACGAGGAAGAGACTCAGGAACCGGAACCAGTTTTGTCGGGAGAATTGTTACTTGAAGTTTTTCAGGGAATCGAAAGTCAGTACGGCAAAAAGATGGACGCCAATTATACCGAGAAAATCAATTTTGACCAAATAAAACCTAACGTTCGATTCGTTAAAAACGGAACGATTCTGCCAAGTTCAAACAATCTGAAATTGAATTTTGAAGCAGTCAATCTAAGTGCGGTTGATGTAAAGGTGTATAAAATTTACAAGAACAATATTCTTCAGTTTTTGCAGTATAATGAACTGAACGGAAGTCAGAATCTCAAAAAAGTCGCACAACCCATAGCCAAAACCACACTGAATTTAGTCGAAAGCAAACTAATAAATCCGGCGAAGTGGAACACCTTTGCTCTTGATTTATCTAAAATAATCACGCCGGAACCAGGCGCAATTTACCGTGTAGAATTTGTGTACAAAAAGAAATATTCGCTTTATAAATGCGAAACCTCCGATGAGAGTTCGGAGGAAGAGGAAGAAGAGGTAGATGAAAATGATGTGAACTACAGTGGCAATTCGTATGATGATTACTATTATGACGATTACGACTGGAGAGAGAGTCAGGATCCTTGTACAGGATCGTACTACTATAATGCCAGAATTGCGACAAATATCTTGGCAACTGATTTAGGGGTTATAGCCAAAAGAGGCGAAAATAAATCGTATCTCTTTGCAGTCAATAATATTGTAACCACAGAGCCGGTTTCAAATGCGAGAGTGGATCTGTATACCTTTCAACAGCAAAAAATTGCAACTGCTGCAACAAGCAGCGAAGGAATTGCTACGTTTCAGCTCAATAAGTTTGCTTACTTTGCTATTGTTACTTTAGGAGATCAGTCTACTTATGTGAAGTTGGATGACGGTTATTCGTTATCGGTAAGTAATTTTGATGTTGCAGGTGAAACTTTGCAAAAAGGCTTAAAAGGTTTTATTTACGGCGAGCGCGGTGTTTGGCGTCCGGGAGATAACGTGTATTTGTCCTTTATCTTAAACGATGCGTCGAATAAACTTCCAAAATCACACCCGATTAAATTTAGATTAAACGATCCGAATGGTAAAACAACTTATCAGACGATTCAGAAAACAAACGACCTGAATCATTACAGTTTTATCGTTCCAACAAGTGCCGACGCGCCAACAGGAAATTGGGAAGCAATGATAAGTGTGGGAGGGGCCAAGTTTTACAAAAGCATTAAAATCGAAACGATTAAACCAAATCGTTTAAAAATCAAAAATAATTTCTCCAGAAAAACACTATCATCCTCTTATCCAAATACCAGTACACTTGAAGTGACCTGGCTTCATGGTGCCATTGCAAAAAATCTGAATGTAGAAATGCAGGCAAAATTTTCGCAGCAGACCACCACATTTAAAGGATATGAGAAGTTTAATTTTGACGATTTGGTGCGTCAGTTTAGTTCAGAAGAAATTAATGTTTTCTCCGGAAAATTAAATGAGAATGGAAAAGCATCAGTCGATATCCACCCAAAACTACAAGGGCAGGCTCCCGGTATGTTGCGTGCCGCCTTCATTACAAAAGTATATGAAGAAGGAGGTGATTTTAGTACTGATGTTATTTCGACGACTTATTCACCCTACAAAACTTATGTTGGGATAAAAGCACCGGAACCTAATAAATATGGAATGCTGGAAACCAGAACGAACAACCGTTTTGATATTGTTACGGTGGATGAAAATGGAAGACCAAAATCAGTGAGAAATCTCGAGGTAAAAGTGTATAAAGTAGATTGGCGCTGGTGGTGGGACGCTTCCAGTGATAATCTTTCAAATTACAACTCATCGGATGCGACCACTTCTTATAAATCTTTTGTGATCAATACAGATTCCAGCGGAAAAGGAAGTATTCAGTTTTCTTTAACCGATGAAGAATGGGGGCGCTATTTGATACGTGTTGCCGATCACACAGACGGACACGCCACTGCTTTAACCGTAAATATTGACTGGCCAATCTGGTCCGGAAAAACCCGCAACAGAGATGCCTCTACAGCTAATATGCTGGTATTCTCTACCGATAAGAAAAATTATGCTGTAGGCGAAAAAGCACAGATATCTTTTCCTTCCAGTGAAGGAGGCCGCGCTTTGATTTCGATCGAAAACGGTTCAAAAGTGGTGCAGACCATCTGGGCCAAAACAAAACAGGGAGAAACTAAAGTCGAAATTCCGATTACGGCAGCCATGGCACCAAACGTGTATTTTAACATCACACTCTTGCAGCCGCACGCTTCAACTAAAAACGATTCACCTATTCGTATGTACGGAATCGTTCCGATAGAAGTGGTGGATAAAAACACCATTCTGGCACCGACCCTCTCCATGCCGGATGTTTTAAAACCGGAGCAGACTTTTACCGTAAAAGTGGGAGAGAAAACCGGAAAAGAAATGACATACACCATTGCCGTTGTAGATGAAGGACTTTTAGACTTAACTCGTTTTAAAACACCAAATGCCTGGGACAGTTTTTATGTTCGTGAAGCCTTAGGAGTTAAAACCTGGGATATTTATGACGATGTGATCGGAGCATACGGAGGAAAAATAAATCAAATTTTCAGTATTGGTGGGGATCAGGATTTAGGTGGCGGTAAAGCCAAAAAAGCCAACCGATTTAAACCAGTAGTGTTGTACTACGGACCATTCAAATTAGAAAAAGGTCAAACGAAAGCACATCAGCTGAAACTGCCTAAATACATAGGTTCGGTTCGTACCATGGTCGTTGCTGGTGATGCCAATACAAGTGCCTACGGAAGTGTCGAAAAAGCAACTCCGGTTAAAAGCCCGTTGATGGTATTGGCTTCATTGCCTCGAAAAATATCGCCTTCAGAAAAAGTAACCATTCCGGTAACCGTTTTTGCGACGGAAAAGAATATTAAGAAGGTAACGATTCAGCTTAGAACAAGCGGCGGATTAAAAGTAATGGGAAGTGCTGCTCAAAGTCTGAGTTTTGCCCAACCTGACGAAAAAATGGCCTACTTCAATCTGGTAGTAGGTTCTGCTACCGGAATTGGAAAAGTGCAGGTAATTGCGACATCAGGAAAAGAGAAATCAGTATATGATGTAGAGATCGATATGACCAATCCTAATCCGGTTACAAATACGTATACGGATGTTGTTTTACCTCCAAACAGCAGCAAAACCATTACCTGGAAGACCTTTGGAGTTTCAGGAAGCAATAAAGCCAGACTGGAAGTTTCCTCAATGCCAACCATCAATCTTAATGGAAGACTGCAATACCTCATTCAGTATCCGCATGGCTGCGTAGAGCAAACCACTTCGTCTGTTTTTCCACAGTTGTTTTTAAGCGATATTGTTGATTTGGACAACACCCGAAAAGGAATCATTCAAAAGAATATAACGGCCGGAATTAGCAAGTTAGGAAGTTTTCAATTGCCGTCAGGTGGCTTAACTTATTGGCAGGGAAGTACCACTGCCGATGATTGGGGGTCTTCTTATGCCGGACATTTTCTGATTGAAGCAGAGAAAAAAGGATACGTTTTACCGATTAATTTTAAATCAAAATGGATTTCTTATCAGCAAAGAGAAGCCAAACAATGGCGTTTTGAGCCTAAGTACGGTAATGATCTTGCTCAGGCTTACCGATTGTATACGCTGGCGCTGGCAGGCAATGCTGATTTGTCTTCGATGAACAGATTGCGCGAAACAAAAGGCATTTCAAACGAAAGTAGGCTTCGTCTGGCTGCTGCCTATGTTTTGGCCGGACAAAAATCGGCAGGGCAAAATTTATTATTACGCACCAGTATTGACAGCGAGTCCAGCGAGTACAATTATTACTATTATGGATCAAGCGAGAGAAACAGAGCGATGGCTTTAGAAACGATGCTGCTTTTAGGGCAAAAACAAAAAGCATTCACTATGGCTTCTAAACTGGCTAAAGAAATGTCGACCAACCAATGGATGAGTACGCAAACAACTGCTTATTGTCTGTATGCCATGTCTAAATTTGCTGTTGGCAACGGACCTAAAGGAATTAATCTTCAATTCAGCAAAAATGGAAAAGGCGAAACCATAAATACACAAAAAACAATTGCCGACAGAAGTTTAACAGTTCAGACAGGTGCCAATAGTGTTGTCCTGAAGAATCTTAAAAACAACACGGTTTACGTTAGAGTTTTAAATACCGGAATATTACCAATCGGACAGGAAAATGCGATTCAGAGTGATGTATCTGCGAATATTGTTTTCAAAAACAGAAAAGGAAGTGTTATTAATGTTTCGAAAATCAGTCAGGGAACTGAATTTGTTGCAGAAGTTACAGTTAGAAACCAAAGAAATGAAAGCGTTCAGAATGTGGCACTGTCACAAATCTTGCCTTCAGGATTTGAAATCGTTAATACCCGTTTCACAGACTACGGTGACGCGACCAATAATATTGCAGATTATATTGATATTCGCGACGACAGAACCAACTTCTATTTTGGAATGAAATCCAGAGAGACCAAAGTATTCCGAATTCTGTTAAATGCATCCTATTTAGGAAATTATTATTTACCGGGATTGCAGTGCGAAGCGATGTACGACAACACCTTCCTGGCCCGAACAAAAGGATTCTGGGTTGAGGTTGTGAAATAAAATGGTAAATCACAGATTTTTTTGCCATGACTCAAGCGATAGCAAACAGGTGAAGTAATTCAGGGATTTAAATTAGTTTGA
It includes:
- a CDS encoding alpha-2-macroglobulin family protein, whose amino-acid sequence is MKVKGLFLVFCTFFIFQSCGRKSAADFNSDFSLFKEYIVSFTGGIVSSESDIRVVLAFDKKEWKVNQELDDDLFDISPNVRGKVVALSTNTIAFIPEKKLEAGTEYQVTLNLDKLITIPKEKEKELSKFNFTVKTIKQDFTINTEDIQSYSKDYQYLNCVLKTADNMDVETAKKLVEAHQNGKDLKIKFEKQTGTAKEFRFKIDSIQRFLEASNLEIEYDGSDFDIDQKGQLDYAVTGLKEFKIVKVDIPEGSNQSLLINFSEPLEKGQDFKGLVSIQNTNNLKFSTQGNVLKVYFSNTAPEKKEVPAPVEETVDLAVDSAAVVVDSAAVVTDSSAVVVVQNEEETQEPEPVLSGELLLEVFQGIESQYGKKMDANYTEKINFDQIKPNVRFVKNGTILPSSNNLKLNFEAVNLSAVDVKVYKIYKNNILQFLQYNELNGSQNLKKVAQPIAKTTLNLVESKLINPAKWNTFALDLSKIITPEPGAIYRVEFVYKKKYSLYKCETSDESSEEEEEEVDENDVNYSGNSYDDYYYDDYDWRESQDPCTGSYYYNARIATNILATDLGVIAKRGENKSYLFAVNNIVTTEPVSNARVDLYTFQQQKIATAATSSEGIATFQLNKFAYFAIVTLGDQSTYVKLDDGYSLSVSNFDVAGETLQKGLKGFIYGERGVWRPGDNVYLSFILNDASNKLPKSHPIKFRLNDPNGKTTYQTIQKTNDLNHYSFIVPTSADAPTGNWEAMISVGGAKFYKSIKIETIKPNRLKIKNNFSRKTLSSSYPNTSTLEVTWLHGAIAKNLNVEMQAKFSQQTTTFKGYEKFNFDDLVRQFSSEEINVFSGKLNENGKASVDIHPKLQGQAPGMLRAAFITKVYEEGGDFSTDVISTTYSPYKTYVGIKAPEPNKYGMLETRTNNRFDIVTVDENGRPKSVRNLEVKVYKVDWRWWWDASSDNLSNYNSSDATTSYKSFVINTDSSGKGSIQFSLTDEEWGRYLIRVADHTDGHATALTVNIDWPIWSGKTRNRDASTANMLVFSTDKKNYAVGEKAQISFPSSEGGRALISIENGSKVVQTIWAKTKQGETKVEIPITAAMAPNVYFNITLLQPHASTKNDSPIRMYGIVPIEVVDKNTILAPTLSMPDVLKPEQTFTVKVGEKTGKEMTYTIAVVDEGLLDLTRFKTPNAWDSFYVREALGVKTWDIYDDVIGAYGGKINQIFSIGGDQDLGGGKAKKANRFKPVVLYYGPFKLEKGQTKAHQLKLPKYIGSVRTMVVAGDANTSAYGSVEKATPVKSPLMVLASLPRKISPSEKVTIPVTVFATEKNIKKVTIQLRTSGGLKVMGSAAQSLSFAQPDEKMAYFNLVVGSATGIGKVQVIATSGKEKSVYDVEIDMTNPNPVTNTYTDVVLPPNSSKTITWKTFGVSGSNKARLEVSSMPTINLNGRLQYLIQYPHGCVEQTTSSVFPQLFLSDIVDLDNTRKGIIQKNITAGISKLGSFQLPSGGLTYWQGSTTADDWGSSYAGHFLIEAEKKGYVLPINFKSKWISYQQREAKQWRFEPKYGNDLAQAYRLYTLALAGNADLSSMNRLRETKGISNESRLRLAAAYVLAGQKSAGQNLLLRTSIDSESSEYNYYYYGSSERNRAMALETMLLLGQKQKAFTMASKLAKEMSTNQWMSTQTTAYCLYAMSKFAVGNGPKGINLQFSKNGKGETINTQKTIADRSLTVQTGANSVVLKNLKNNTVYVRVLNTGILPIGQENAIQSDVSANIVFKNRKGSVINVSKISQGTEFVAEVTVRNQRNESVQNVALSQILPSGFEIVNTRFTDYGDATNNIADYIDIRDDRTNFYFGMKSRETKVFRILLNASYLGNYYLPGLQCEAMYDNTFLARTKGFWVEVVK
- a CDS encoding energy transducer TonB; the encoded protein is MNKRHQINIPEPCHENWDEMTPKDNGRFCLSCTKTVVDFTKMFPEEVQHYFISNQNKSICGRFKNTQLDNVIIHIPSRVLYSQTQYHKMFLLALFITMGTTLFSCQDQNGNKQKIDKVEVVPAEHRNYTTGIPITPTNDSALTNTPNGTYAIIYNSSDLDVLPVPENGMKKFHKFFVKNYTPPSKTGIDPDKTTVVFVIEKDGSLTNFNIVKNTSIENGKEAIRVLEKGPKWLPGKFKKQIVRSTYTLSIPFEQ
- a CDS encoding nucleoside deaminase, which produces MINPFTDEYFMKKALQEAEMAFEKGEIPVGAIIVVADKIIARSHNLTELLNDVTAHAEMQAITAAANFLGGKYLKDCTLYVTLEPCQMCAGALYWSQISKIVFGARDEHRGFMTMGTQLHPKTTVVSGVMANEAADLMKRFFVERRK